TTTGGTGGCAAGACACTCTGAGTCAGCTAAGAAGAGTCAACTCTGACAGTTGAAAAGAACATGACAGAGAGTGAAAATGTTTAGAGAGACTGAATTAGATCTTACCAATGTAGTAGTATGTGAAGCACATAGTCATGAGGTTTTTGGCTGGGCTGTAGTCATCCATCTGGTAacatctgtaaacacacagtgtctTTAGAAATGATCCCGTCATAATCTCACCGTTAGACCTGATGTAATTTAAACACATATACTCACTCAAACAGTACAACTGCAAAAGACTGCACCAGTCTGTAGAAGGTGGCTTCACTCACACATTTAGAGTGGCAGCGCTGTGAACACAGTTTGACAGAGACAAGCCTATTTATTAAATTTAGCATAAAGATGAGATCACAACCATCAGCACAAATATACAGCTTCATACATTCAAAAAATTACTGAGGACAGCATTTATATTGTGAGATATTTTGGTTTGATTACCTGCTGTCACACAGGTTTATTAACtaaaatgtgtgatttattttatgtttttattcattaacccttgtgttgtcctctgggtcaaagtgacctgGTGGCCGAcagtgtgcctttgtgtgtggtgtgtgtgtgtgtgtgtgtgtgtgtgtagtaggattgACATTCAtgattctgaagcggttatcttttgtttttgaataatagtaagaagaaaaaagtatacggaaTACAAAGGGCAACGGGAGGGTTATTGAGGGACAGTTCATCTAAAAACGAACTACTTATCACTACATCTGTCAAAACTCGGGTTTGAAATCGCTGTGACcgtgaaaaaaacacagtgtaactTGAGACAAACTAAAACATGGAattgtttagtttagttagtCTTGTTATAACTTGACAACCACTTGTGAACACAGAAATATCTGGACCAGAACCTGCAATTCTTTGGCCAATGCTTCTGgaatattgttgttattttctcattaaaGGTATCACATAACAAATAACCACGCCATCATTTCCCCATATTCACCTGTGCGCTTACGTATTTGGCAAACCACTCCCTGCCTTTACCAGTCTCTCCACTGCACAGTTCTCCAAAATGAGCCTTCTCTTCCTGGTCAAAGTCCTCCCTGTGAAAATATGAACCAAAAACTCATTATAGTGCTAATTTACAGACTGTATAAAAAGACAATCTCTTCTCAGCTGGTTTTGTTTACTTAATTATTTATCGGAAATCAAATGATTGTGTTCCACTGGAAAATGTCAGTATCTGACAGCTGAGCAGAACTTAACATGGACATTAAGTCTGTGAAAACAtctatgaataaaaacatgcaaCTTTGAGCAAATATGCACAACAAGAAAAATTTAATACAAGTGTGCaaagtttgaaatgaaaaacaaaaaatatgtatgtCAAGATGAGTAGTTGCATTACAGGAAATCCCAGgaacatttaaaggaatagttcaacattctTCATTTTTGCCATTCTTTTTGGCAAAAAGTTAAATATTGTGAAGGAAATGTTCTTCTTTAGGTCTTCAGGTCTGGCCACCAGCAAGTATTCTTTCAGAATTGGGTGATGTTACACAGTTTTAACTTGTACtactcatctctcctctccttctgcttAAGACATTGTCTGAGTGTCCTGAAACCTGTTTCATCATGTGTTGCATAAAAGCCAGCAGTCAGTTAGCTTCACACAGAGAgtggaaacagggaaaacagCTGGCTCTGTACAAAGGCCTCAAAATCCACCAACAAGACACTACAACATACAgacattatatttatttaaagcttcagtgcagtaggagaccTTGATGTTAGAAGTGAGAACTAAATCTGTGAGGAAGTGCACAGTATGTGTGAGTTAGGCAAGCTGGGGTGTTTGAGGTGTTAGTGTAAGCTGACTATAATGTATCATGTCGTATAATTAAGTCAAACTTAAATGTGGCTCTTCATTGTCTCTGACCCTTTCATTGTGGTagacagagatggagatgatTAGAAATCTACTACCAGGGTCTAGTCAATAAAGATGACTGAATCAATGTACTATCTGTATAAAACAGCAAAGAGATACAGTACTCAGCCAGATCAGAGATGACAACCCTGCAGGAAAAGTTCAAAAATGCCTGTGAAATTAAATACAAAGGTGTCCTGATATTTAGAAGTGcccttttaacattttacaaaacacattGGATCTCTTGTCATACATTCCTGCATCAGTCAGACTGCTGTCACCCAGGGATTTCTGCTAGTGAGTCACAGGCATCTCTGACCGGGTGAATTTCTCTAGTCATTCTTCTTCAGACGGAAGCACAATCAACATCACTGATGCCAGTGAGCTGTCTGACAGTCACAGTGCTATGCTTGGAGGTCCTGCAGGCAGAGAGGATCATAAAGTCCATCTTAGACTTAGCACTCTCTTAGATGAGCTGATACCACTGAGAGGAACCTTCAGCTCTTCACCTGCAGCCACAATATGATGGCTCACAAAGTGTCCTGCTCCCATCATTTAGATGAGAGTGTCTGTGGTGCCTCTGTGAGCTCCTCTGGACTGTCTCTGTACTGTATGGTTTTTGACTACAGTCATGGAAATGGCATGTCAGTACAAAGCTGCATACATGTTTTTCTGGACATGTAGCAATTCCATCAGCAAACAGGATCAAAGAATGGTACAAACTTTAGGGCAGCAACTATTGATGATTTTGATTAAAAGAGTATTCCACCAATTTAGCACTGCACTCAGaagaaagtttccaacatctggaggaatccagagcaaagagaggaactACCCAGTGTTAGAGAGATGTTCCTAATAACATGTCCATGAGTGTATGTTCAATGCAATGTTTACCACAATGAAAATTCctgaagtttatttttattttcaaatctgCATTTGCCAAGAACTTGCTCTGCTACTTTGGTGAGAGAAAGAATGTGCTATCTCTTCggtaaaagagacagaggagagaagacaatTCCTGTTTCACTGACTTTATCTAGATAAATAAAGGGTAATGAATCAAAACAAGCAGCTAATGAAGAAAAAATTACTTTCCATAAAACAGGTGGTATTCTTTTAAACGGTGACTGTCTATATGCTCTGTGACACAAGtagaaatttttaaaaagttcctTCTTACTTTCCATGAAACACCTTTTCCACATAAGCCTTCATGaactgcctcctctcctctgtctcagcGTCAACATCCTCCCGACTGTGAGCAGATGAAGACGATGACCTCCTCAGCTCCCACATATGAGAGGGCGGGTCCATGTCATTCTCGCTGTCTGCTGACTCTGTGGCGTCGCTGTCATTGCCTCCTTCCTGGTGGTGGTGAGAGCTGGGCTTCATGGGTGCCAAGGGTTCTGGCAGTAGGGGCTGCTGTTGGACTCCCATGGAAGATACTGGCTCTGGGGAGAAAATGTCTGTGTGGCCTTTGTGTTGGCCTGCATCTACACAAAGAGCTGTGGCCTCTGAGGGCAGGTCAAAGTCTATTAGGTTCTGCACTGCTATGCCCTCCATATTGGAAATAAGTCCTTTCCTCTTAGCTCTACAACAGTGTTTTTGGAGTGAGCTATTCAGTACTCTGCAGGAACATGGGGATGGTCACAGATGTAGCTGAGGGTTTCAACTGAGGTCTCTGCTGTTACTGGGTCTTGATTTTTGCAGAACCTCCCATCCCCTCAGGGTGTTGACATCAGGTGAACTCACAAACCCAACGCATCTGTGgataaagaaagaagaaaatttGCATTGTGATGATCTTTTATATTCAGTTAAAAATGTAGCCAATCTCACAGTGAAGCATTGGGCCATCCTTTAACTGAGGAAAAGGGATAATGCTGTCCCACAGCATAATATTATTAGTTATAGCTGctgtgacaaatcaaaatgtctgctgtgaaaaaggttaGGGTTAGTCTGATGCTGTCCTCATGTTTATCCAAGATTTTAAATGACTGattgaaaacaaatcaaacacaggCCATAAAACTGATATACAGTACACAACAagaactacaacaacaacaatataataatactaataataataatattcaacacctaaaatgataaatattttgccttttgttttcaATGACTGTAAAAGTTGATCTGTACTAACTACAAGAAATCAATGGATTGGCTTTGAAGATGGATCAACAAGTTGAACAATTTGTAGCTGTGCATCCTTCAACCAACAACAAAAGTTTCAGTAAAAACGTAAAAGAACACAGCTCAGGGTGTTTAAagtctctctgttttgttgccTGTATTTGAATTGAAAAAGCATAAAATAGCAACTAAAAAAGCAACAATAGGATTTGACAACAATGGGGCATATAGTTATATGAGGGCAATAAAAGTTTTTTATGTACTCATTTCAATAGCAGCTGAGTtgtgaaaatgtatgtatgGTAATTTCTGTTGTTACTGATCAGTGCAGACATTCAGCTTTAAAGAATCTTAACTGAGCAAAGCAGGTTTTGTGGTATGACATTAGAAAACACTTCCTGAGAGGACAGTTGTGTTTCCTTGATCAAATGTTGCTAGAAGGGGAGCTCAAGCAGCTACAATTATTTCTTAGTCTCTTAGAAACAGAACTGTTGCATATCAGTTTGCAGTTCACAAAACATAAAGGATTGGGGAAAAAGGGAGGATGTATTTTGAAGCTAACAGAACACATCCACAATTTAATTTGTTCAAATAAGGAGAGTCTGGAGCCTCCCAGTTACTGAGAACAGGATATTACAGCTCCACATTGTGATTCAGGCTCAATTTAGGCAGTCTGTACATAGACCTCATTCCCTCTGCAGCTTTAAACCTGTAAGTCATGCCCTTTGCTTGTACTTATGAAATCTTAACAACCACTGAAGCTGAGGAGGCATTCCAGCTAGTTCCTTTTTATTTGTCAGTCAGCACTGATATGATGCAAGTAACAGGAAGTTGAAAACATTGATTGAAACcacaaagacaggaaaccaAAATCTCCAACTTTATATCTGATCTGTTCAAACTTCAAACACATTCTGCACTCAGTCCTTCAGCTAATCTGCTTCAGCTCCTCTATCACAAGGCATTGTTCGGCACTCTGACTGAGCACACACAGCTATAACATTGttagccccccacccccaccccttgGGCCTATGTCTGGGCTGCAGCTCTGAAGCTGGTTATATAATGCAGCATGTAGTGAGTAAAACCCAGGATgacacattcagacaaacacacacagcaatgaggggcagagacaaacacacaccaacaagtAAACATATagtacaaaaaaagagaaaacatgatATAAACAACTTAGTCACCACACCACCACATTCTGGAGGAAAGTAAAAATCCTTCAGTCAGGTACACTACTCACAGTACAATAACTGTTGGGTCCTCTGTTGTTGATGACATTCTGCCACATTGTGCTCATTTGTCCAAAGGTTCTGATACTAATTTTGTTCAATAAGCTGATTTTAAGAGGTTTAGATGATTCTGCTGATTGCTACTTCAGACCCTAGTTTTCTGGTAAAGTGGGAGGAACTCAATTGGAAAGGGTGATGTCACATACTTCTGTGCATCAGTCAGGATTAAGGAACATGTGAATCAGAATATGAAAGTTGGTGGGTTGTTTAGTCATTGTCATCAAAAATCCATATGAAGCAGACAAACTGGGTTTGAGTGTTAAACTCTTaacaaaaaataacttaattatctgttttttaaagctcTGATTGTTGATTATTCAGTGCTGAGTAGTAATTTCATAATGCTTCCACTCACCACTTCTACTACATCTTCAACTCACATTGATGACCTTGatcaaaaactaaatataactGAAAAGATAACTGAATATCCACTATCCTGCTGCCCCTACCCACTGGATTACACCACTGGACTCAATTTACCTAAATTCTATTCACTTTACTCAAGACACCAAATCATCAGACTGGGTTCTGTGAAAAAATCAGATGGTAATCACTGATGTCTACAAGCCATATGAAACATTTAATATCCTTAGTTGGGTTCAAAGTGAATAACCATAATATCAAATAGGTTACCTCTACAACTTCCTTATACTAACTCTGCACTGGGGTAGACTGGTTTTAATTTCTCTGATGGATGGAAGATGATGGAAGTTCTgattactgtgtttttatgttttgttttgtatgtgtgtgatgactGCTTTGTGGTGTTGTGATAAGTAATTTCTTGATGAGTCTCTCTTGTAGCAGAGATCTTGATCTCAGTGAGATTTCCTGAATTCCTGAACCTACGTTTTTTGTGTTCAAGAGGCAAAATCAGATCTCACCAGAAAAACTGAGCATATGGCTCCCCCATCATAAATAACTGTACGTAACTGAAACTATGTATTACTACATTATTACACTGTTATGATACCTGGTAGAGTTCAGGCAATCCTGCACCTGCTGTGCGATGGACTGCTTAAAACAGCTCCAAATATTAATGCCGGCACCAACAGGATTGAATTTGCAGATGAACTACAGCATGCTCAAAATTTCACCTCCAGAGATGTATCAATAAAGAAAGAATATTACACTCATTTTGACAGTACAAGTAGCAGCAACTAGTCTGTGACTGTGAAATAGTCAAGGCCTTAGCATTAGGCCTTCTACGGTTTCTAAAAGAGGATGCTTTAAAAAAGATCATAAACTAGTTCAAGTTTAAGCATTCAATTAACCTGcattaaatatatatgaaaGCTATGAGGAGGTAAATAAAACCCTGAATGGTTAGAATTGTCTCCTGCTTTCTCTCATATAGATGACTACACACAACAGTAACGctctgctttttatttactCCTGTTGGGctcctttcacattaaaaacaccaaCTATATGCACTCTTTATTTCAAAAGTAAATacattcaaaaaatgtgatttaatttacatttaaacaatatctatctctctctctatatctctctctctctctatatatatatatatatacacacacacatatatatatacatatgtatgtgcatgtgtgtgtgtaaagttgCCAcccaaatattttctttattttcatgcattGTATGGAACAGAGTTGAACAGGATTCCTTGTGATCCAGCTCATAGACCTGAGCTGCGCTGAGCGAGCAGCACAGCCCATCGGTCGATCATGATTCCCTGGTGAGGATGGATGGCAGCGGTACAATCACAAGCCGGCCAGCGATGCCATTTGATCTAATTAAAGTGTTCTGTCCTCCTGTCTGGCCACAGCCACAGCAAATGagcaaacatacatacacatacataggCACTCACAGTCAGTGGACAagttgttacactttttttagctgcctcacagttcacacagagagcattgcaggagcaacagagtggCAGGCTGTAAATTTTACAACCGCATCTTGGTAGATAATAAACTCTCACTGTACAGGATAaatttgtgtgcacacactgacagtaaGTACAGTAAGAGTTGCtctgtaaactgtgataaaCGGCTTCTTTTTAGTAATGTCACCTTGTCACCAGAGTTCTGACCTGTGTTGACCCCAGCCTGCTCTAGAAAAGCTTTGGCACTGAGGAACCAAACGTGATTGGACACATGGTGTTAACAGTAGCAATGATAACTTCTATCATTCTGACAGAACTCAGCATGactgacaataataataaagtcaCAGTTTTACAGTGCACCTCACCAAATAATCACTGATTTACTGTCATTTATAACATGGTGATTTTGTCATATAGAACATAATATCTTCATAATTGCACACTTAAAGCTTAGTTTGGATACAGAGCTGCACCACAGTGCCAGAGAGCGATAGGTGAACTGCATGACCTCACATCAGAGGCTACAGTAGATGCGTGACAAGCAGAAGTGGCTCATGGCAGATAAGTCAGGTGTAAAATCTCAGCCAAGGCTGCCCCGTGTAGCAACTGAGGGGACTGCACTTATAGATCTAATCTGCACATGATAGGCAACATTCCCAACAGAACACTAAATCTGTTTTCAGAGGACAAACTGGAGTCctagagacagaaaaacagcagcactttaTCATCATGTCAGTAAACATCAAAGCTCTATGGTGCACCTTATCCACTCACACTCAGTCACAGCACAGAGGTCATAGAGAGGTCACTGAGGGCATCTGGGCAGTCTGTTCAATACTAATACCATTATCGTCTCTTGACCTACCATGTCACATCCTTGTTTAATTCCCATCCCATCATGTAAAAATCCATTTGaaattctgatattttataatCCACTGCTTATCAGCTGTGCAGCTGATAAACCGCAACTTGACAGCACTGCCTAATCAAAAGTAGCTATTTAATGCATACCTAGCAGTACTATAGAGCAGAACCTTTCTTATTCGACAGAACTAATCGAGCACGGTGCAGGGTCGATTTAGTCATTAGAAGCTATTTGATATACATGTGGATGAATTACAAAAGTTAACACTTCCtacaaatacaatatttttgGTGGATGATACATATGCACAATATAAATGTGTCTCGATAAAATTAACAAAAGGCTTCGAGTCATATTTTACCTGTTATACAGCTTTGTCAAAGAGTAAGGTCATCTAAATCGCCATCTTACTGAATGAGGTTTGGTTTTGGATCTGTCGTGAATGAATGGAGACATGGAAAGTCacaaacattaaagaaacaGGTGCATGAAGTCCCACACTGCAGACTAAAGATTGAACACACATGCTgaccacagacactgacagctgaGATAGGAAGCAGAGctgaataaacacaacacagggCTGACGTTTCCTGTAACATTAAGCGCTATGATTAGACCGTGACTACGGAGCCATTTTCAGGTAAACGGGAAAACCGTCAGTTATAGAGGTTCATCTGCAAGTGAAGCCAGAAATACATTAACACAAATCTTGTCAAACCGTGAAGGTTTTCAAAAGCCAAAACATCAGAGACGGAGAGAATGAACCCCCGCTTTGATCCACAGCCATTCAACAAACTGACGTGGTGTGTAAGAATAACATTCAGAAGTCCTAATAAAATACGTCTCGTATCCGTAAATTcatatttgatttgaaaaaaaaaaaagacaatacagGTGTACGTACGTACGTGAGGCCTCTCTCGCTGACAGGAGAGGGGGGCAGCTCTTCCTTACTGTTTGTGCGTCGTTTGTGCTCCGCGACTGTGGTCTGAATGCAAAAGTGCGCAGGCGCGTACAGAGGCAAGAACGATGAAGGGGGAACCCAATGACGTCGACAGGCAGCACAGCCAATGAACGCGACCGAACAGCCGTGGTGCTGCGTCAACCCTGGTGCTGCAGGAATATGATTTCCTTTACTGCAAGGGAATCCTAAGTGAATACGGACCTCCAATGACAACAATGTAAGGAAACATTGTTTTGAGGAGAGGTTTACTTGGGTTTTTGTTACAACTTTTTCATTGTGTGCTGGGTGCCTAAATGGAAAATCAATTTGATGTTTAAATTTATGTGAGATATTACTGTCACTCACCTCCATGATTTCTCTTTGctcattaaaataatttcaaacaACATCTACAGACCATGCTATCGGGGGGTTTTAACAAGAGCACATTCCTCTTTCTCTGGATAGGATTTCCTTTAATTACAGCTATGTTAtgaaatatacattaaaaaGTGGCACTTACATGAAATTAAGACCCAGAACAGAGATACATCCATTCTATAACAGAGACATTAGGGTCTGGACAGTAATTAACAGCACACCTGTTAGTTATGATGAAGAGACATAAACAATTATGAAACTTAGGACCAACACATACAAGTACATGTATATGGCAGCTTGAGGAGATCAGTTTCCAgctttggctgctgctgctaactgTTCCAGCTTCTGAGGGAGGGTGACAGTTGCAAAGTGGACTCTGTCcttcttcagtttctgtttcacAGTCTGTGTCAGGCCCAGTTCCAAGTACTCCTGCCTCTGACTGGAATACTGAGGCCAGCTGACCAGACCAGGACCATTGGGAGAGCTGAGGAGATATTCAGTCATGCCAATTACAGACATTAGCAGAGTCTACGTAGCAAAGAAAATCATTTACACACAGTTTGTCACTGATTTCATATGCTGAGTCTTTAAAATTCATGTCTGTATACATTTATGATGCTTTGCCTAAACAATCTCCTTCATTGCCTTGTACTAATTTTtcacaatgtgtgtgttgacaaTTAATTTCAACCTTTcctattttcatttattatgtatataatttaaaataacaatttttCCATCaatctgttttattct
Above is a window of Lates calcarifer isolate ASB-BC8 linkage group LG10, TLL_Latcal_v3, whole genome shotgun sequence DNA encoding:
- the kiaa0513 gene encoding uncharacterized protein KIAA0513 homolog isoform X2, yielding MEGIAVQNLIDFDLPSEATALCVDAGQHKGHTDIFSPEPVSSMGVQQQPLLPEPLAPMKPSSHHHQEGGNDSDATESADSENDMDPPSHMWELRRSSSSSAHSREDVDAETEERRQFMKAYVEKVFHGKEDFDQEEKAHFGELCSGETGKGREWFAKYVSAQRCHSKCVSEATFYRLVQSFAVVLFECYQMDDYSPAKNLMTMCFTYYYIGKSQPSPSELLDRGGPPVGLDSYLNKANSWLSGKKDAAERLLKNTSKTDVKGFFGGLESKLRSSMAPKTEEGESPVDTKPKSPVSEAPEEKKGEKVYLYTHLKQQPIWHTLRFWNAAFFDAVHCERKKRSPTTREKWCHMTQEERDDSSKIDENIAFGQLGTFTHNMLAFGLSKKLCNDFLKKQAVIGNLNEEQYKLLSDHIEKMAAE